The following proteins are encoded in a genomic region of Actinomadura sp. NAK00032:
- a CDS encoding ABC transporter ATP-binding protein: MLKLERLCAGYGRMQILHDIDLTLGEGEIVALVGANGAGKTTTLRAVCGQLRPTSGTITFAGESTAGRRPDKLVRDGLVHVPEDRALFGTLTVEENLRMGAWTRPHGEVEAAMREVFALFPVLAERRGQVAQTFSGGQQQMLAIGRALMARPKLLMLDEPSTGLSPKLTWAMLDAVKRIRDTGVAVLLVEQNAKQALGIADRAYVLESGSTVLHGTGDELAGSAEVRKAYLGL; encoded by the coding sequence ATGCTGAAGCTTGAGCGGCTCTGCGCCGGCTACGGGCGCATGCAGATCCTGCACGACATCGACCTGACGCTCGGCGAGGGCGAGATCGTCGCGCTCGTCGGCGCGAACGGCGCGGGGAAGACCACGACGCTGCGCGCGGTGTGCGGGCAGCTGCGGCCGACGTCCGGGACGATCACGTTCGCGGGCGAGTCCACCGCCGGGCGCCGCCCCGACAAGCTCGTCCGCGACGGGCTCGTGCACGTCCCCGAGGACCGCGCCCTGTTCGGCACCCTCACCGTCGAGGAGAACCTGCGGATGGGCGCCTGGACCCGCCCGCACGGCGAGGTCGAGGCGGCGATGCGCGAGGTGTTCGCGCTGTTCCCCGTCCTCGCCGAGCGCCGCGGGCAGGTCGCGCAGACCTTCAGCGGCGGGCAGCAGCAGATGCTCGCGATCGGCCGCGCGCTGATGGCCCGGCCGAAGCTGCTCATGCTGGACGAGCCGTCCACCGGCCTGTCGCCCAAGCTGACGTGGGCGATGCTCGACGCGGTCAAGCGGATCCGCGACACCGGCGTCGCGGTGCTGCTGGTGGAGCAGAACGCCAAGCAGGCCCTCGGCATCGCCGACCGCGCCTACGTGCTGGAGAGCGGCTCGACCGTCCTGCACGGGACCGGTGACGAGCTGGCCGGGTCGGCCGAGGTCAGGAAGGCGTACCTGGGGCTTTGA
- a CDS encoding FAD-binding protein, whose amino-acid sequence MTDGPDLVVAGAGGGLAGALRAAELGLSVVVVEASEHFRRGNNTSMSTAMFPGAGSRWQAAEGVYDSPDQFVADIMAKTKGSADARLARTLAEVSGPLVEWLADSVELPLSLVTDFNYPGHSVTRCHSVPGRHGSSVIDHLARRVRAHPGIDLLVPARLADVATGPDGAVRAAVVQYPDGTTEEIPTGAVLLATNGFGADRGLVERHVPEIAGAHYQGGDQSLGDALRIGGGLGAATGYLDAYQGHGAIAAGAGTLVGWATIIHGAVMVDLGGRRFGDETRGYSEYAAELAARPGSTGWIVLDETVHEHCQEFKDYRDTVESGVLVRAADAEALAKATGLPPDALAAELAASAAAARGERPDEHGRTHWERPLAAPYAAVRVVPALFHTQGGLIVNEDAAVVDTGDRPIPGLYAAGGAAAGISGHGADGYLPGNGLLPAFGLAYLAAGAVARDQSARDRTARRTTTREN is encoded by the coding sequence GTGACCGACGGACCCGACCTCGTCGTCGCGGGCGCCGGCGGCGGCCTCGCCGGCGCGCTGCGCGCCGCCGAACTCGGCCTCAGCGTGGTCGTCGTGGAGGCCAGCGAGCACTTCCGGCGCGGCAACAACACCTCGATGTCGACCGCGATGTTCCCCGGCGCGGGCTCGCGCTGGCAGGCGGCCGAGGGCGTCTACGACTCCCCGGACCAGTTCGTCGCCGACATCATGGCCAAGACCAAGGGCAGCGCCGACGCCCGGCTCGCCCGCACCCTCGCCGAGGTCAGCGGCCCGCTCGTGGAGTGGCTCGCCGACTCGGTGGAGCTGCCGCTGTCCCTGGTGACCGACTTCAACTACCCCGGGCACTCCGTCACGCGCTGCCACTCGGTCCCGGGGCGGCACGGGTCGAGCGTGATCGACCACCTCGCCCGGCGCGTCCGCGCGCACCCCGGCATCGACCTGCTCGTCCCGGCGCGGCTCGCCGACGTGGCGACCGGCCCGGACGGGGCGGTGCGCGCCGCCGTCGTCCAGTACCCGGACGGGACGACCGAGGAGATCCCCACCGGCGCGGTGCTGCTCGCCACCAACGGCTTCGGCGCCGACCGCGGCCTCGTCGAACGGCACGTCCCCGAGATCGCCGGCGCCCACTACCAGGGCGGCGACCAGTCGCTCGGCGACGCGCTGCGCATCGGCGGCGGCCTCGGCGCCGCCACCGGCTACCTCGACGCCTACCAGGGGCACGGCGCCATCGCCGCCGGCGCCGGCACCCTCGTCGGCTGGGCCACGATCATCCACGGCGCGGTCATGGTGGACCTCGGCGGCCGCCGGTTCGGCGACGAGACCCGCGGCTACTCCGAGTACGCCGCCGAACTCGCCGCCCGGCCCGGCTCCACCGGCTGGATCGTCCTGGACGAGACGGTCCACGAGCATTGCCAGGAGTTCAAGGACTACCGCGACACCGTCGAGTCGGGCGTCCTCGTCCGGGCCGCCGACGCCGAGGCCCTCGCCAAGGCCACCGGCCTGCCGCCGGACGCCCTCGCCGCGGAACTGGCCGCCAGTGCCGCCGCGGCCCGCGGCGAGCGCCCCGACGAGCACGGACGCACCCACTGGGAGCGGCCCCTCGCCGCGCCCTACGCCGCCGTCCGGGTCGTCCCCGCCCTCTTCCACACCCAGGGCGGCCTGATCGTCAACGAGGACGCCGCCGTCGTCGACACCGGCGACCGGCCGATCCCCGGCCTGTACGCGGCGGGCGGCGCCGCCGCCGGGATCTCCGGCCACGGCGCCGACGGCTACCTGCCCGGCAACGGCCTGCTGCCCGCCTTCGGGCTCGCCTACCTGGCGGCCGGCGCCGTCGCGCGCGACCAGAGCGCCCGCGACCGGACCGCCCGCCGCACGACCACCCGCGAGAATTGA
- a CDS encoding branched-chain amino acid ABC transporter permease: MSNIGTKAQSPPAPAARRRPLLGGDGTGAVLKRAAVTGGLVAVAIAVALIKSGSGLVVWQSVVTGLLMGGLYGLIAMGLTLIFGVLDIVNFAHGALLAIAMFIAFGVVQGTGVHPYLTLLVAVPALFLLGAAVHRGLLSGTGGASLENQLLITLGLSLLLENGLLMFFGAEPKTVALPGDFQFSLFGAVVSGARLYAFLGAILIGAVLFWLLRRTRFGTAIRAVAANGQGAELVGVNVRRVHTLTFAIGTACAGAAAVLAAPLVTVTPTLGEQFNITAFVVVVLGGMGNVAGALVGGLLIGLVEQLTTIYMDGQSSLLGVFAVFVIVLFLRPQGLFGRRS, encoded by the coding sequence ATGAGCAACATCGGAACCAAGGCGCAGTCCCCACCCGCCCCCGCCGCCCGGCGGCGCCCGCTGCTGGGCGGCGACGGGACGGGCGCCGTCCTCAAGCGCGCCGCCGTCACCGGCGGCCTGGTGGCGGTCGCGATCGCGGTCGCCCTGATCAAGTCCGGCAGCGGCCTGGTCGTCTGGCAGTCGGTGGTGACCGGCCTGCTGATGGGCGGGCTCTACGGGCTCATCGCGATGGGCCTCACGCTGATCTTCGGCGTGCTGGACATCGTCAACTTCGCGCACGGCGCGCTGCTGGCCATCGCGATGTTCATCGCGTTCGGCGTCGTGCAGGGCACCGGCGTCCACCCGTACCTGACGCTCCTCGTCGCGGTGCCCGCGCTGTTCCTGCTCGGCGCCGCCGTGCACCGCGGCCTGCTCAGCGGGACGGGCGGCGCGTCGCTGGAGAACCAGCTCCTCATCACGCTCGGCCTGTCGCTGCTGCTGGAGAACGGCCTGCTGATGTTCTTCGGCGCCGAGCCGAAGACCGTGGCGCTGCCCGGCGACTTCCAGTTCTCGCTGTTCGGCGCGGTCGTGTCGGGCGCCCGGCTGTACGCCTTCCTCGGCGCGATCCTGATCGGCGCGGTGCTGTTCTGGCTGCTGCGCCGCACCCGGTTCGGCACGGCGATCCGCGCGGTCGCCGCCAACGGGCAGGGCGCCGAGCTGGTCGGCGTGAACGTCCGGCGCGTCCACACCCTGACGTTCGCGATCGGCACGGCCTGCGCCGGTGCCGCGGCGGTGCTCGCCGCGCCGCTGGTCACGGTCACGCCGACGCTCGGCGAGCAGTTCAACATCACCGCGTTCGTCGTCGTGGTGCTCGGCGGCATGGGCAACGTCGCCGGCGCGCTCGTCGGCGGGCTGCTGATCGGGCTGGTCGAGCAGCTCACCACGATCTACATGGACGGGCAGAGCTCGCTGCTCGGCGTGTTCGCCGTCTTCGTGATCGTGCTGTTCCTCCGCCCGCAGGGGCTCTTCGGGAGGCGGTCATGA
- a CDS encoding branched-chain amino acid ABC transporter permease: MTDTGMTDTGITLTRRPDGDAARPAKAPPLRPHHRQLAVLGVLLLVAIPLPLVLPPAQGAVAVRILIFALMAVGWNVMSGFGGMFSFGHAAFFGLGAYTSAYLLVEHGVSPWIGMLAGMAVAAAVAVVIGYFAFRYKLQGAYFALATFAFAEMLRLIVTTSDFTNKAVGFTVPLIQGSSFWKIQFAADSPAYFWIALGLAGIAAAVSIVFLHSRTGRYVTAIRDDELAAASLGTPVLRYKLVTVALSAAITSVAGAFYTQYYLFVNPDLAFGSSVSIQAIATVVIGGIGTIWGPIVGAVILGALSDVTATLLRTPPDFLNFLQGRSGLDVAVYAVLLILIVRLLPKGIVGTIAARWRR; the protein is encoded by the coding sequence ATGACGGACACGGGCATGACGGACACGGGCATCACCCTCACCCGCCGCCCGGACGGGGACGCCGCCCGGCCGGCGAAGGCGCCGCCGCTGCGCCCGCACCACCGGCAGCTCGCCGTGCTCGGGGTGCTGCTGCTCGTCGCGATCCCGCTGCCGCTGGTGCTGCCGCCTGCGCAGGGCGCCGTCGCCGTCCGCATCCTGATCTTCGCGCTGATGGCCGTCGGCTGGAACGTGATGAGCGGGTTCGGCGGGATGTTCAGCTTCGGGCACGCCGCGTTCTTCGGCCTCGGCGCCTACACCAGCGCCTACCTGCTCGTCGAGCACGGCGTGTCGCCGTGGATCGGGATGCTCGCCGGGATGGCGGTCGCCGCCGCGGTCGCCGTCGTCATCGGCTACTTCGCGTTCCGCTACAAGCTGCAGGGCGCCTACTTCGCGCTGGCGACGTTCGCGTTCGCCGAGATGCTGCGGCTGATCGTCACGACCAGCGACTTCACCAACAAGGCGGTCGGGTTCACCGTCCCGCTGATCCAGGGCTCCTCGTTCTGGAAGATCCAGTTCGCCGCGGACTCGCCCGCCTACTTCTGGATCGCGCTCGGCCTCGCCGGGATCGCCGCCGCGGTCAGCATCGTGTTCCTGCACTCGCGGACCGGCCGCTACGTCACCGCGATCCGCGACGACGAGCTGGCGGCGGCGTCCCTCGGCACGCCCGTGCTGCGCTACAAGCTGGTCACGGTCGCGCTGTCGGCCGCGATCACCTCGGTGGCCGGCGCCTTCTACACGCAGTACTACCTGTTCGTGAACCCCGACCTGGCGTTCGGGTCGTCGGTGTCGATCCAGGCGATCGCGACCGTGGTCATCGGCGGCATCGGCACCATCTGGGGCCCGATCGTCGGCGCGGTCATCCTCGGGGCGCTGTCGGACGTCACCGCGACGCTGCTGCGCACCCCGCCCGACTTCCTGAACTTCCTGCAGGGCCGCAGCGGCCTGGACGTCGCGGTCTACGCGGTCCTGCTGATCCTCATCGTCCGGCTGCTGCCCAAGGGCATCGTCGGCACGATCGCCGCGAGGTGGCGCCGATGA
- a CDS encoding hydantoin racemase — protein MTRALAVTPIHLPPEEIRRRQARYDRLAPPGLTVELRDVGPAAPGALDDEAAIRASEREVAAALARAGDGWDLAFPDCVLDPAVPDGPSGPGTGPDQGVRPIGLLKLSSMHLSAMNVRFGAVVRNEAIGAELGRRLKGYGLDEYVAGIAVLELPFDAVADAAAWNAALGEAVAALAAAGAAAVINGCSAVDVGQDRLAARVVDPTALALKLMTAEGAA, from the coding sequence GTGACGCGCGCCCTGGCCGTGACGCCGATCCATCTGCCGCCGGAGGAGATCCGGCGGCGGCAGGCCCGCTACGACCGGCTGGCCCCGCCGGGCCTGACCGTCGAGCTGCGCGACGTCGGCCCGGCCGCGCCCGGCGCGCTGGACGACGAGGCGGCGATCCGCGCCTCCGAGCGGGAGGTCGCCGCCGCGCTGGCGCGGGCCGGGGACGGGTGGGACCTCGCCTTCCCCGACTGCGTGCTCGACCCGGCCGTCCCGGACGGCCCGTCCGGTCCGGGCACCGGCCCTGACCAGGGCGTACGGCCGATCGGCCTGCTGAAGCTGAGTAGTATGCACCTTTCGGCGATGAATGTTCGGTTTGGTGCTGTGGTGCGGAACGAGGCGATCGGCGCGGAGCTGGGCCGCCGCCTCAAGGGCTACGGCCTGGACGAGTACGTCGCCGGGATCGCGGTACTGGAGCTGCCCTTCGACGCCGTCGCCGACGCCGCCGCCTGGAACGCCGCCCTCGGCGAGGCCGTGGCGGCGCTCGCCGCCGCCGGCGCCGCGGCCGTGATCAACGGCTGCTCGGCCGTCGACGTCGGGCAGGACCGGCTCGCGGCCCGCGTCGTCGACCCGACGGCCCTCGCCCTGAAGCTCATGACCGCGGAGGGAGCAGCGTGA
- a CDS encoding IclR family transcriptional regulator: MTNQTATAPPSGGTEVAGRVADVLLLFAGGPEYLGVTAISRELGISKAVVYRILQSLVSREMLEAGTAGYRLGPAAVALGVSALRRFNVRNAAAPVLRRLRDATGETTTLSGLVGDERVYLDQFESPHEVKMTVEVGRRFPLHAGSSGRVILAFLPAERRELVLGRPLAAMTHRTVTDEARLRAELAETVREGVAVSLGERQADAGSVAAPLFGPDGEVHGSISVCGPRHRFTPEAIDRYRTLVVDAAEEITRTWTTHR; this comes from the coding sequence GTGACCAACCAGACCGCCACCGCGCCGCCGTCGGGGGGAACCGAGGTCGCCGGGCGGGTCGCCGACGTGCTGCTGCTGTTCGCCGGCGGCCCGGAGTACCTCGGCGTCACCGCCATCAGCCGCGAGCTGGGCATCTCCAAGGCCGTCGTGTACCGCATCCTGCAGTCGCTGGTGTCCCGCGAGATGCTGGAGGCGGGCACGGCGGGCTACCGGCTCGGCCCGGCCGCCGTCGCGCTCGGGGTGAGCGCGCTGCGCCGGTTCAACGTCCGCAACGCCGCCGCGCCCGTGCTGCGGCGGCTGCGCGACGCGACCGGCGAGACCACCACGCTGTCGGGCCTCGTCGGGGACGAGCGGGTCTACCTCGACCAGTTCGAGAGCCCGCACGAGGTCAAGATGACGGTCGAGGTCGGGCGCCGGTTCCCGCTGCACGCCGGCTCCTCGGGCCGGGTGATCCTCGCGTTCCTGCCCGCGGAGCGCCGGGAGCTGGTCCTCGGCCGGCCGCTGGCGGCGATGACCCACCGGACCGTCACCGACGAGGCCCGGCTGCGCGCCGAGCTCGCCGAGACGGTCCGGGAGGGCGTCGCCGTCTCCCTCGGCGAGCGCCAGGCCGACGCGGGCTCGGTCGCCGCGCCGCTGTTCGGCCCGGACGGGGAGGTGCACGGCTCCATCAGCGTGTGCGGGCCCCGGCACCGCTTCACCCCGGAGGCCATCGACCGCTACCGGACCCTCGTCGTCGACGCCGCCGAGGAGATCACCCGCACCTGGACGACGCACCGCTAG
- a CDS encoding dihydroorotase family protein, producing the protein MATTELLLKNVRVVRPDAPDGTEPERADIAVNDGTIVRIAPDLPGDDAATVVDGGGRLAFPGVVDAHQHWGIYNELATDSRTESRASAQGGVTTALTYMRTGQYYLNKGGPYREFFPEVLSAAQGNAYVDYAFHLAPMMAEHIDEIPYLVEEHGVTSFKIFMFYGSHGLHGRSSSQSDFLMTPPDERYDIAHFEFVMRGVQRAREQLADYAPHISLSLHCETAEIMTAYTKMVEREGNLTGLRAYSASRPPHSEGLAVTIASYLAHETGLPNINLLHLSSEKALSAALTMAGAFPHIDFRREVTIGHLLADVDTAHGLGGKVNPPLRDRADVEALWRHVLAGEVDWVVSDHACCRDEMKFGADRDDIFLAKSGFGGAEYLLPGLVGEGLKRGLPLQQVARLTSWNPARRYGLVNKGTIAEGFDADIALVDPDANWTVRAADSESTQEYTPFEGFAMTARVTDTFVRGNHVYKDGAVTGDPVGRYLRRGR; encoded by the coding sequence ATGGCCACGACCGAACTGCTGCTGAAGAACGTGCGGGTGGTCCGCCCCGACGCCCCCGACGGCACCGAGCCGGAGCGCGCGGACATCGCCGTCAACGACGGCACGATCGTCCGGATCGCGCCGGACCTGCCCGGCGACGACGCCGCCACCGTGGTCGACGGGGGCGGGCGCCTCGCGTTCCCCGGCGTCGTGGACGCCCACCAGCACTGGGGCATCTACAACGAGCTGGCCACCGACTCCCGCACCGAGAGCCGCGCCAGCGCCCAGGGCGGCGTCACCACCGCGCTGACCTACATGCGCACCGGCCAGTACTACCTGAACAAGGGCGGGCCGTACCGGGAGTTCTTCCCCGAGGTGCTGAGCGCCGCGCAGGGCAACGCCTACGTCGACTACGCCTTCCACCTGGCGCCGATGATGGCCGAGCACATCGACGAGATCCCCTACCTCGTCGAGGAGCACGGCGTCACCTCGTTCAAGATCTTCATGTTCTACGGGAGCCACGGGCTGCACGGCCGCTCGTCCAGCCAGAGCGACTTCCTCATGACCCCGCCGGACGAGCGCTACGACATCGCGCACTTCGAGTTCGTCATGCGCGGCGTCCAGCGGGCCCGCGAGCAGCTCGCCGACTACGCCCCGCACATCTCGCTGTCGCTGCACTGCGAGACCGCCGAGATCATGACCGCCTACACCAAGATGGTCGAGCGGGAGGGGAACCTGACCGGCCTGCGCGCCTACAGCGCGTCCCGCCCGCCGCACTCGGAGGGCCTCGCCGTCACGATCGCCTCCTACCTCGCGCACGAGACGGGCCTGCCCAACATCAACCTGCTGCACCTGTCGTCGGAGAAGGCGCTGTCGGCCGCCCTCACCATGGCGGGTGCGTTCCCGCACATCGACTTCCGCCGCGAGGTCACCATCGGGCACCTGCTCGCCGACGTCGACACCGCGCACGGCCTCGGCGGCAAGGTCAACCCGCCGCTGCGCGACCGCGCCGACGTCGAGGCGCTGTGGCGGCACGTCCTGGCCGGGGAGGTCGACTGGGTCGTCAGCGACCACGCCTGCTGCCGCGACGAGATGAAGTTCGGCGCCGACCGCGACGACATCTTCCTCGCCAAGTCCGGGTTCGGCGGTGCCGAGTACCTGCTGCCCGGCCTGGTCGGCGAGGGCCTCAAGCGCGGCCTGCCGCTCCAGCAGGTCGCCCGGCTCACCTCCTGGAACCCGGCCCGCCGCTACGGGCTGGTCAACAAGGGCACCATCGCCGAGGGCTTCGACGCCGACATCGCCCTGGTCGACCCCGACGCGAACTGGACGGTCCGCGCCGCCGACTCCGAGTCGACGCAGGAGTACACGCCGTTCGAGGGGTTCGCGATGACCGCGCGGGTCACCGACACCTTCGTGCGCGGCAACCACGTGTACAAGGACGGCGCGGTGACCGGCGACCCCGTCGGACGCTACCTGCGCCGCGGCCGGTGA
- a CDS encoding MmgE/PrpD family protein, with protein sequence MDVDTGAATARLGEWVAGLDVADVPGPVLDRLSLVLLDAIGVTALGAGLAETRALRAAWDAPGGPAPLIGAGRCASVDAAAWLNAVALVCLELDEGNKYAKGHPAAHGFPAVLALAAERDASGPDTAAALLAAYETASRFGRAARLRPGAHPHGSWGVAGAAAGCARLLGLGPDAVAAAIDTGAGLPVAGHFASATDGNPVRDAWMGASNMSGLAAARMAAAGLARNTGTAALSLGTLLGEFDPAELTGGLGERWDITRGYFKRHASCSFTHPAADAVLGLRGGLDPSRISGVLVETHALGAGLASPEWDNRLSAMFSTPFAVAAALLHGEVAPGADLADPALRALARRVRLAEAGDLTARLPDERAARVTVELDDGTRRTREVPNPVGDADHRPLGEGDVLAMLRRWLPGREELIDRAAALSRELPGLDHAGERLRGLAGDETKEPK encoded by the coding sequence ATGGACGTGGACACGGGGGCCGCGACGGCCCGGCTGGGGGAGTGGGTCGCGGGACTGGACGTCGCGGACGTGCCGGGCCCGGTGCTCGACCGGCTCTCCCTGGTCCTGCTCGACGCGATCGGCGTGACGGCGCTCGGCGCCGGGCTGGCGGAGACGCGCGCGCTGCGCGCGGCGTGGGACGCCCCCGGCGGGCCCGCGCCGCTGATCGGGGCGGGGCGGTGCGCCTCGGTCGACGCCGCCGCCTGGCTGAACGCCGTGGCGCTCGTCTGCCTGGAGCTGGACGAGGGCAACAAGTACGCCAAGGGGCATCCCGCGGCGCACGGCTTCCCGGCCGTGCTGGCGCTGGCGGCCGAGCGGGACGCCTCCGGCCCGGACACGGCGGCGGCGCTGCTCGCCGCCTACGAGACGGCGTCCCGGTTCGGGCGGGCGGCCCGGCTGCGGCCGGGCGCGCACCCGCACGGAAGCTGGGGCGTCGCGGGCGCCGCCGCAGGCTGCGCGCGGCTGCTGGGCCTCGGCCCGGACGCCGTCGCGGCCGCGATCGACACCGGCGCCGGCCTGCCGGTCGCCGGGCACTTCGCCTCGGCGACGGACGGGAACCCGGTGCGGGACGCCTGGATGGGCGCGTCCAACATGTCGGGCCTGGCCGCGGCGCGGATGGCGGCGGCCGGGCTCGCCCGCAACACCGGTACCGCCGCGCTGTCGCTCGGCACCCTGCTCGGCGAGTTCGACCCGGCCGAGCTGACCGGCGGGCTCGGCGAGCGCTGGGACATCACGCGCGGCTACTTCAAGCGGCACGCGTCCTGCTCGTTCACCCATCCCGCCGCCGACGCCGTCCTCGGCCTGCGCGGCGGGCTCGACCCGTCCCGGATCAGCGGCGTGCTGGTCGAGACGCACGCGCTCGGCGCCGGGCTGGCGTCGCCGGAGTGGGACAACCGGCTGTCGGCGATGTTCTCCACGCCGTTCGCCGTCGCCGCCGCGCTGCTGCACGGCGAGGTCGCGCCCGGCGCCGACCTCGCCGACCCGGCCCTGCGGGCGCTGGCGCGGCGGGTCCGGCTGGCCGAGGCGGGCGACCTGACCGCGCGGCTGCCGGACGAGCGCGCCGCCCGAGTCACCGTCGAGCTGGACGACGGGACGCGCCGGACCCGCGAGGTCCCGAACCCGGTCGGCGACGCCGACCACCGGCCCCTGGGAGAGGGGGACGTCCTGGCCATGCTGCGCCGGTGGCTGCCGGGACGCGAGGAACTGATCGACCGGGCGGCGGCGCTCTCCCGCGAGCTGCCGGGCCTGGACCATGCCGGGGAGCGCCTGCGCGGCCTCGCCGGCGACGAGACGAAGGAGCCGAAGTGA
- a CDS encoding ABC transporter ATP-binding protein translates to MSILNVTGVGKDFRGLRALSDVEFQVEQGEILGIIGPNGAGKTTLFNVICGALAPDTGQVVFGDRDVTGSSPDRIARAGMVRTFQLMRPFGSMTVLENVSLAAQHRRASPHRLRKRSLDVVERVGLGQWAHRNATELPTAGLKRLELARALAMRPKVLLLDEVLAGLVPSEREPVLDLLSALRAEDGTTLLFIEHIMAAVMRLSDRVLVLDQGRVLAAGSAEEVTSDPRVIEAYLGEEPGDAEA, encoded by the coding sequence ATGAGCATCCTGAACGTGACCGGAGTGGGCAAGGACTTCCGCGGCCTGCGCGCCCTGTCGGACGTGGAGTTCCAGGTCGAGCAGGGGGAGATCCTCGGCATCATCGGCCCGAACGGCGCCGGGAAGACGACGCTGTTCAACGTCATCTGCGGCGCCCTGGCCCCCGACACCGGGCAGGTCGTGTTCGGCGACCGGGACGTCACCGGCTCCTCCCCGGACCGCATCGCCCGCGCCGGCATGGTCCGCACCTTCCAGCTCATGCGCCCGTTCGGGAGCATGACCGTGCTGGAGAACGTGAGCCTGGCCGCCCAGCACCGGCGGGCGTCGCCGCACCGGCTGCGCAAGCGGTCGCTGGACGTCGTGGAGCGCGTCGGCCTCGGCCAGTGGGCGCACCGCAACGCCACCGAGCTGCCGACGGCCGGGCTGAAGCGGCTGGAACTCGCCCGCGCGCTCGCGATGCGGCCGAAGGTCCTGCTGCTGGACGAGGTCCTCGCCGGGCTTGTCCCGTCGGAGCGCGAGCCGGTGCTGGACCTGCTGTCCGCGCTGCGCGCCGAGGACGGCACGACGCTGCTGTTCATCGAGCACATCATGGCGGCCGTGATGCGCCTGTCGGACCGGGTCCTCGTCCTGGACCAGGGCCGGGTGCTGGCGGCCGGCTCGGCCGAGGAGGTCACCTCCGACCCCCGCGTGATCGAGGCCTACCTCGGAGAGGAGCCCGGCGATGCTGAAGCTTGA